In the genome of Rhodamnia argentea isolate NSW1041297 chromosome 3, ASM2092103v1, whole genome shotgun sequence, one region contains:
- the LOC115757074 gene encoding uncharacterized protein LOC115757074 isoform X2 translates to MDGLDQMRRKKTLKERLGLEGMGCCGGPIWGFRSTTISVRDDDEGDTEIHHQLPQQPPPRYSDPTSLSGPEQAYDTIDRVLDPGCGVAEAQPAGSAMNLAAALAAERQYRASHEPEGDANGTRTRPDRVAGLTDPGTPLRVSLMRLLEETDGVYGEEGTDGGDGGGVGSEAMCCVCMGRKKGAAFIPCGHTYCRVCSRELWLNRGSCPLCNRPILEILDIF, encoded by the coding sequence atggacgGCTTAGATcagatgaggaggaagaagaccctGAAGGAACGGCTGGGATTGGAAGGCATGGGATGCTGCGGCGGTCCAATATGGGGCTTCCGGTCCACCACCATCAGCGTCCGAGACGACGACGAGGGCGACACCGAGATCCACCACCAACTGCCCCAACAACCACCCCCTCGATATTCAGACCCCACGAGCCTATCGGGTCCGGAACAGGCCTACGATACGATCGACCGGGTTCTGGATCCAGGCTGCGGAGTGGCGGAGGCGCAGCCGGCCGGTTCGGCCATGAACCTCGCGGCGGCGCTGGCGGCGGAGCGGCAATACAGGGCGTCGCACGAGCCGGAGGGAGACGCGAACGGGACGAGGACCCGGCCGGACAGGGTCGCGGGGTTGACCGACCCGGGCACGCCGCTGAGGGTGTCGCTGATGAGGCTGCTGGAGGAAACGGACGGCGTATACGGGGAGGAGGGAACGGACGGCGGGGATGGCGGTGGGGTGGGGAGCGAAGCGATGTGCTGCGTGTGCATGGGGCGGAAGAAGGGGGCGGCGTTTATCCCGTGCGGGCACACCTACTGTAGGGTGTGCTCGCGGGAGCTGTGGTTGAACCGAGGGAGCTGTCCCCTCTGCAACCG
- the LOC115757074 gene encoding uncharacterized protein LOC115757074 isoform X1, with amino-acid sequence MSQLVVVLQEPDPRKRRSPTTAILGLLRREKMDGLDQMRRKKTLKERLGLEGMGCCGGPIWGFRSTTISVRDDDEGDTEIHHQLPQQPPPRYSDPTSLSGPEQAYDTIDRVLDPGCGVAEAQPAGSAMNLAAALAAERQYRASHEPEGDANGTRTRPDRVAGLTDPGTPLRVSLMRLLEETDGVYGEEGTDGGDGGGVGSEAMCCVCMGRKKGAAFIPCGHTYCRVCSRELWLNRGSCPLCNRPILEILDIF; translated from the coding sequence ATGAGCCAACTCGTGGTGGTGTTGCAGGAGCCGGACCCCAGAAAGCGACGGTCACCGACAACGGCGATCCTTGGCCTgctgaggagagagaaaatggacgGCTTAGATcagatgaggaggaagaagaccctGAAGGAACGGCTGGGATTGGAAGGCATGGGATGCTGCGGCGGTCCAATATGGGGCTTCCGGTCCACCACCATCAGCGTCCGAGACGACGACGAGGGCGACACCGAGATCCACCACCAACTGCCCCAACAACCACCCCCTCGATATTCAGACCCCACGAGCCTATCGGGTCCGGAACAGGCCTACGATACGATCGACCGGGTTCTGGATCCAGGCTGCGGAGTGGCGGAGGCGCAGCCGGCCGGTTCGGCCATGAACCTCGCGGCGGCGCTGGCGGCGGAGCGGCAATACAGGGCGTCGCACGAGCCGGAGGGAGACGCGAACGGGACGAGGACCCGGCCGGACAGGGTCGCGGGGTTGACCGACCCGGGCACGCCGCTGAGGGTGTCGCTGATGAGGCTGCTGGAGGAAACGGACGGCGTATACGGGGAGGAGGGAACGGACGGCGGGGATGGCGGTGGGGTGGGGAGCGAAGCGATGTGCTGCGTGTGCATGGGGCGGAAGAAGGGGGCGGCGTTTATCCCGTGCGGGCACACCTACTGTAGGGTGTGCTCGCGGGAGCTGTGGTTGAACCGAGGGAGCTGTCCCCTCTGCAACCG